The sequence below is a genomic window from Sphingomonas crusticola.
GAGTCCGATGGTCGGCTTGAGGTCACGCTCCTCGTAGAGGGCGTTTTGCGCGAGACCCGGCCAATCGGCCAATATCCGTCCGCCTTTGACGGCGCCGCCGAACAGCATTGCGACCGAGGCCGTACCATGATCGGTACCACCGGTGCCGTTGACGGCGGCCGTGCGGCCGAACTCGGTCGCCACCAGCACCACGGTCTGGTCCCAGATCGGGCCAAGGCTGTCGCGCATGGCGGCAAGCATCGTGTCGAGCGCCGTCAACTGCGCGGTCAGACGATATTGCTGGCCGGTATGGGTATCCCACCCCCCCGTTTCGAGCATGGCAATGCGGGGGCCGTCGGGCTTCGAAAGAAAGGTCGCAGCCAGTTTGCCCAGATCTTCGGGCTTCTGCCCGCGATTCTCGGTTCCGGCCATGCCACGCGCGGATAAGGCTGCGTCCCACATGCCGTGGAGCTGCGCGTCGGCCTGATACATGCGCCCGACGCGGGCAAGCAGGTCGTCGGTCGGCTGGGGTAAGGCGGACGGTGCGAACGAGGTGACCTCCGCAGGACCGCGGAGCGCCGGTGGTACGGTCGACGCGAAGGCGATCGCCTCGTCCTTGGTTTGCGGCAACAGGCTAACGAGTCGGTTCATCCAGCCGTCGCGCTGGGCATAGGGGGTGGTGCCGCCGGTCTCGAGCACATTCTGGCCGTCGAAATGCGAGCGGTCGCGGTAGGGCGAGGCGGTGGCGTGCACGAACAAGGCCTGACCGCGGGCAAACATCTTGCCCGTCTCGACCATCGCCGGGTTGAGCGCGAAGTGGCCGTCGAGCTTGATGGCGCTTGCCGGGTCGATCGCGAGTTCGCGCCGCAGCCCCGCATAAGCCGCGTCGCCATAGGGAATGACGGTGTTGAGACCGTCGGCGGCACCACGCTGGATAATGAAGATGAAGCGCCGGTCACCCGGCACGTTCGCGAAAGCGATGTGCGGGCTGACGAGGATCGCGCCGGCGCCCGCGGCGGCGAAGCGCAGGAATTGGCGACGGGGGAGGATCATGGTCATCTCCGCTGGAATTCAGGGCTGACGAGCAGCAAGGCGAGCGCGGTCGGGCCGCTTTCCGCCTGGGCCAAGGCGGCGGCAGTCGCAGGCGTGACCTGTCCCGGCAGCAGCCTGGGGGCAAGATCGCGCGCATCGACCTGCCCGCCTGCGGCCGCGGCGAAGCGCTGCGCCAGCTCGACGCGACGCATGAGTGCGTCCGGCGCGGCCCAGCTGGCCGACAGATCGTCATAGCCGGCAGGCGAGCCTGGCTTCCATATCGGCTGACCGAGCTGATTGAGCATCGATGACGCGTCCATCTTGCCCAGATCCCGCCGGCCCAGCGCGCGTAGCGAAGACACCGTCCAATCCCACGGCGTCTTGAATTTCCGCGCACCGGGCGTCCATGCCTCGGGCGCATCGATCAGGACGCGATAGACCGCGGGCAGACCGCCGCGGCTGGACACAAAAGCGCGGCTCATTCGATCGATCAGGGCCGGCGGCGGGTCATCGGCGACGAAGTGGCGCGCCAGTTTGGTCGAGATGTGCCGCGCGGTGGCTGGCGAGGTGGCAAGATCGTGCAATACCGCGCGCGCCTGCGCCTCGCCGCTTTGCGCGTAAGTCTTGCCGATGATGGCGCGGCTGCCCGGCTCGTGAATGCCGGAACGAAACATGAAGGCGCCGAGTTCGACATTATCCTGCGCCGCCATCGGGCCAAGTCCGCCGACGCTCCAGCCGGTCATCGCGCGGGCGAACTCCGTCACGTCGGCCTGGCTGTAGCCGGTACGGACTCCCAGCGTATGTAGCTCCATGATCTCACGCGCGAGATTTTCGTTGAGGCCCGTTTTCCGGTTGGGTTGCCGCAGCGCCGCGCGGGCGCCGAACGGGCTGTTCGGCCCGACCGAGCGAAACTGATCGAGATAATAGAGCATCGCCGGATGCTGCTCGACGGCGATCAACATATCCTCGAACCGGCCCAGGATGTGGGGGCGGATCGCGGTCAGTTCGAAATCGGCAGCGTAGATGCCGACTTGCGGCTTTTCGACCGACAGCGCGAAATGATTGGACCAGAAGCTCGCCAGCCGCTCGGCGAATGGTGCGTCCGTCGTGAGCGCATTTCGCATGCGGGCATTGACCGCAAGGCGGTAGGTATCGCGCACCTCGACGTTGAGCGCTTGCCGGCGTTCCTGCCGCTGCAGCTTGGCCCGCATGTCGTCAGCCATCGCAACGGGAGGTGGAGCCGGCGGCATTGCGGGCGGGGGCGTCGGTGCGGGCATTGCAGGCGCAGCCGCCGCGCCCATTTTCTTGATAAGCTCGCCCACCTCCTGAAAGTACGCGCGGGCGAGACTACCGGGCGGAGGCAGAGCGGCGAAGGCGGCGGGTTTGACTTCGAAGCGGTCGAACTGATCGAGCAGCCATTTCTTGGGGTTGGCCGGCGGCGCGTCGTCCGGGCGAACGCCCAGCCCGAAGCGATTGAGGGCGATCGCCTGCGCCTGGAGATTGCTGAGCGACATACCAAAACTCCGTCGTGCCACTCTTCAACGCGCGGCAGCAGGAAAGCTGTCGCTATCGGTGCCGCGGCTGCCGCAACGGCCCGGTCTTGAGCGCTTCCGCCAGTTTCTGCCGTTCGCTTTGCGGCAAGGTGCCGGCGAATTGAACGACACGATTCTCGAGACTTGCCCGCAGCGCCATGTCGGCTGTCCGGGCGCGATCGAGCTGCGCGGCGATGGCGTTG
It includes:
- a CDS encoding DUF1800 domain-containing protein translates to MSLSNLQAQAIALNRFGLGVRPDDAPPANPKKWLLDQFDRFEVKPAAFAALPPPGSLARAYFQEVGELIKKMGAAAAPAMPAPTPPPAMPPAPPPVAMADDMRAKLQRQERRQALNVEVRDTYRLAVNARMRNALTTDAPFAERLASFWSNHFALSVEKPQVGIYAADFELTAIRPHILGRFEDMLIAVEQHPAMLYYLDQFRSVGPNSPFGARAALRQPNRKTGLNENLAREIMELHTLGVRTGYSQADVTEFARAMTGWSVGGLGPMAAQDNVELGAFMFRSGIHEPGSRAIIGKTYAQSGEAQARAVLHDLATSPATARHISTKLARHFVADDPPPALIDRMSRAFVSSRGGLPAVYRVLIDAPEAWTPGARKFKTPWDWTVSSLRALGRRDLGKMDASSMLNQLGQPIWKPGSPAGYDDLSASWAAPDALMRRVELAQRFAAAAGGQVDARDLAPRLLPGQVTPATAAALAQAESGPTALALLLVSPEFQRR
- a CDS encoding DUF1501 domain-containing protein, translated to MILPRRQFLRFAAAGAGAILVSPHIAFANVPGDRRFIFIIQRGAADGLNTVIPYGDAAYAGLRRELAIDPASAIKLDGHFALNPAMVETGKMFARGQALFVHATASPYRDRSHFDGQNVLETGGTTPYAQRDGWMNRLVSLLPQTKDEAIAFASTVPPALRGPAEVTSFAPSALPQPTDDLLARVGRMYQADAQLHGMWDAALSARGMAGTENRGQKPEDLGKLAATFLSKPDGPRIAMLETGGWDTHTGQQYRLTAQLTALDTMLAAMRDSLGPIWDQTVVLVATEFGRTAAVNGTGGTDHGTASVAMLFGGAVKGGRILADWPGLAQNALYEERDLKPTIGLDSVIAAAAAESFGLDPARAARTLFPAGSGESRIEGLVHS